A genomic stretch from Fusarium musae strain F31 chromosome 9, whole genome shotgun sequence includes:
- a CDS encoding hypothetical protein (antiSMASH:Cluster_9.2), which yields MPTSKEGYLWTPNGLTTGLETDSVIKGTSESALLDKYDVVVIGTGFAGLIAARNISLTTGKVLLVEGRDRIGGRTWTAKALGEEFEMGGTWVHWGQPHVYSEIHRYNLQGNLKTSSGTADAKYTAYSASFAGPTNLDTKETNQTVQKVADAFFAIDGLTSYDLMPYPHDPLREPALWKKYEHLSAKDRLDQLDIPQVEKDMFDAMISSFGSVPGSQCGFVEVLRWYALGSHSMAGVFERAGLCKLGNGGMTSLALAILSEYRGHLLFNTVVEKIDQESNGVTLIAKNGRRIQAKYVISTIPLNCLSDISFNPPLSPLRQEAVKAGHINQGAKIHFKLKQTEPGWFAMASGYGKSPWCFAFSDHNGNTNKNSGTYCIGFGYGGHLADPRASGDIIPSFKEHLKPDADVEAYLTHDWMNDDLAKGTWSCWGPGPAMSRWLKELKTPHGRVFFASADWADGWRGFVDGAIESGITISFSIIRLLTWESSLFKL from the exons ATGCCAACTTCAAAAGAAGGTTATCTCTGGACCCCCAACGGCCTCACAACTGGCCTTGAAACAGACTCTGTTATCAAGGGTACATCCGAGTCAGCACTCCTTGACAAGTATGATGTTGTTGTAATTGGAACAGGCTTTGCTGGACTTATCGCTGCTCGAAACATCAGTTTGACCACCGGTAaggttcttcttgtcgaaGGCCGCGATCGCATCGGCGGAAGAACATGGACTGCCAAAGCTTTAGGtgaggagtttgagatgGGAGGAACATGGGTTCATTG GGGCCAGCCGCACGTTTACTCGGAGATTCATCGCTACAATCTTCAAGGCAACCTCAAGACCTCGTCAGGAACAGCAGACGCCAAGTACACGGCTTATAGTGCAAGTTTTGCTGGTCCAACCAACCTTGATACTAAAGAGACAAACCAAACAGTCCAGAAAGTTGCTGATGCTTTCTTTGCCATTGACGGCTTGACCAGTTATGATTTAATGCCATATCCCCACGATCCATTGCGCGAACCTGCGCTGTGGAAGAAATACGAGCATCTCTCCGCCAAAGATCGGCTCGATCAGTTGGACATTCCCCAGGTCGAGAAGGACATGTTTGATGCCATGATTAGCTCTTTTGGCTCTGTGCCTGGTTCTCAATGTGGATTTGTTGAAGTGCTGCGGTGGTATGCACTTGGTAGCCATTCAATGGCTGGCGTTTTCGAGCGTGCTGGGCTCTGTAAGCTTGGAAATGGCGGTATGACATCTTTGGCACTGGCGATACTGTCTGAGTATAGGGGACACTTACTGTTCAATACTGTGGTTGAGAAAATCGACCAGGAAAGCAACGGGGTCACGTTGATTGCAAAGAACGGTCGACGTATCCAAGCCAAATACGTGATCTCGACTATCCCGTT GAACTGCTTGTCGGATATCTCGTTCAATCCTCCTCTCTCGCCACTCCGccaagaagctgtcaaggcagGTCATATCAACCAAGGTGCCAAGATTCACTTCAAGTTGAAGCAAACCGAGCCTGGCTGGTTCGCTATGGCAAGTGGCTACGGAAAGTCCCCGTGGTGTTTTGCGTTCTCTGACCACAatggcaacaccaacaagaacAGTGGTACATATTGCATTGGCTTTGGCTATGGCGGGCATCTCGCAGATCCACGAGCTAGCGGAGACATCATTCCAAGCTTCAAGGAACACCTCAAACCTGATGCGGACGTTGAAGCCTATCTCACCCACGACTGGATGAATGATGATCTTGCAAAAGGGACCTGGAGCTGCTGGGGACCTGGCCCGGCTATGAGTCGTTGGCTCAAGGAGCTTAAAACGCCTCATGGAAGAGTTTTCTTTGCCAGCGCTGACTGGGCTGATGGATGGAGAGGTTTTGTTGATGGAGCTATTGAGAGTGGGATTACaataagttttagtattataaggttattaaCCTGGGAAAGTTCCttatttaaactttaa
- a CDS encoding hypothetical protein (antiSMASH:Cluster_9.2~EggNog:ENOG41): protein MEGLTLEGDTSRGPKSKDHVQRRQLQAKMVMELMEVDKGQAKETLRLWKEIWTMSLLCFSMDFKLTPEEEKKTADITSAAYDSWVLVNDYFSWEKEWSNYQSNGATGVIANSIFLFMKWRSIEKEEGKKMPRKEIISREDKYCSLKDEFLAKGAATEKTRQWLELLDLVTAGNFAWSMTTAGYRAGAPDVYPSLWKHCADKESDTESLGRPISVNARDMADNIDVVLHDRNYLDLSTHEVTLESREWKTSNDRPSVANNNEPQKSQLGHTWSIRQYEDMVLQPQKYLEMMPSKGFRNAIIDGLEVWYQVPEKPLTTIRDIVNHLHSASLI from the exons ATGGAGGGCCTGACCTTGGAAGGCGACACAAGCCGTGGTCCCAAGTCAAAGGATCACGTCCAGCGACGCCAACTACAGGCTAAGATGGTCATGGAACTCATGGAGGTCGACAAAGGACAGGCAAAGGAAACACTGCGTCTCTGGAAGGAGAT CTGGACCATGAGCCTCCTCTGCTTTTCCATGGACTTCAAACTCACacctgaagaagagaagaaaacagCGGATATTACCTCGGCTGCCTATGACAGCTGGGTCCTTGTCAACGACTACTTCTCATGGGAGAAGGAGTGGAGCAACTACCAATCCAACGGAGCCACCGGCGTGATAGCCAACTCCATCTTCCTGTTCATGAAGTGGCGCTCAATCGAAAAGGAagagggcaagaagatgcCTCGCAAAGAGATCATCTCACGCGAGGATAAGTACTGCAGCTTGAAGGACGAGTTCCTTGCCAAAGGTGCTGCTACCGAGAAGACACGACAGTGGCTGGAACTACTCGACCTCGTAACGGCGGGCAACTTTGCTTGGAGCATGACGACAGCAGGATATCGAGCTGGCGCCCCGGATGTGTATCCGTCTTTGTGGAAACATTGTGCTGACAAGGAGAGTGACACCGAGAGTCTTGGTAGACCCATCTCAGTCAACGCCAGAGATATGGCTGATAATATTGATGTTGTTCTTCACGACCGTAACTATCTCGACCTTTCCACCCATGAAGTCACGCTTGAGAGCCGTGAATGGAAGACCAGCAACGACCGACCGAGTgtcgccaacaacaacgaaCCCCAGAAATCCCAGCTTGGCCATACGTGGTCAATTCGTCAATACGAGGAT ATGGTTCTTCAACCCCAGAAGTACTTAGAAATGATGCCCTCCAAAGGCTTCCGGAACGCAATCATAGACGGACTAGAAGTCTGGTATCAAGTTCCCGAGAAACCTCTCACAACCATTCGCGACATTGTCAATCATTTGCATAGTGCCTCCCTTATTTAA
- a CDS encoding hypothetical protein (antiSMASH:Cluster_9.2): MKAYASFLVSLSALATAADVTLTSSGCADASGFEKCQASANKKTSSCIAQARHDNSQEELLACSCQDYVDNFNCYAAFCWNRVWECEYQEYMVSYFMNCATAKQPVPYFPAPKNAPGACSCNVGQVYLNIQDAIQQTATCSNNADSGDAGNNLQQIEGCNCCEISGALSSIVEICPKTDPNLIGLKQISTLESELNVDYKSCGSYMETYDCSSQLSYSLDGVSTYYKPDDPLKTGTATLSNDPGSVTAPASGKVFSYTNGGDGTVYTITAAGVGKDNSGSKGSSDSDGSSGASDDASSATGTATGDSSKATETAKKNGADKLATGGVLKMGAILVLSLAAIY, from the exons ATGAAAGCATATGCCTCTTTTCTCGTCAGCTTGTCTGCTTTAGCCACTGCAGCTGATGTCACGCTCACAAGCTCAGGCTGTGCCGACGCATCAGGGTTCGAAAAGTGCCAGGCCTCTGCGAACAAGAAGACGAGCAGCTGCATCGCACAAGCTCGTCACGACAACAGCCAGGAAGAGCTCCTCGCATGCAGCTGCCAGGATTACGTCGACAACTTCAACTGCTACGCGGCTTTCTGCTGGAACAGGGTCTGGGAATGCGAGTACCAGGAGTACATGGTTTCGTATTTCATGAACTGCGCTACTGCCAAGCAACCGGTTCCCTACTTTCCCGCTCCCAAGAATGCGCCAGGCGCTTGCTCTTGTAACGTTGGGCAGGTTTATCTCAATATCCAGGATGCCATTCAACAGACGGCGACGTGTTCCAACAATGCCGATTCAGGCGATGCGGGAAACAATTTGCAACAGATTGAGGGCTGCAACTGTTGTGAGATCAGTGGAGCTCTGTCAAG TATCGTCGAGATCTGCCCGAAGACGGATCCCAACCTTATCGGCCTAAAACAAATATCCACCCTCGAGTCCGAGTTAAATGTTGACTATAAATCTTGCGGGTCATACATGGAGACGTACGATTGTTCGTCCCAACTATCATACTCTTTGGATGGTGTTAGCACATACTACAAACCCGATGATCCCCTCAAGACTGGTACCGCTACCTTGAGCAACGACCCAGGCTCCGTCACGGCACCGGCCAGCGGAAAGGTCTTTTCGTACACAAACGGGGGCGATGGCACTGTCTATACTATCACTGCTGCCGGTGTTGGCAAGGACAATTCTGGTAGTAAGGGGAGCTCTGATAGCGATGGTAGTTCCGGTGCAAGCGACGACGCATCGAGCGCCACTGGCACAGCAACTGGGGACAGCAGCAAAGCCACTGAGACGGCTAAGAAGAATGGGGCGGATAAGTTGGCTACTGGAGGGGTCTTGAAAATGGGAGCGATACTGGTCTTGAGTCTTGCCGCAATTTATTAG
- a CDS encoding hypothetical protein (EggNog:ENOG41), translating to MAVGAKTDHVDVLIVGAGPAGLMMATWLAKCGIKTRIVDKRGTKVFNGQADGLQCRTLEIFDSFGFAHRAWIESNHMLEISLWNPDEKGVLRRSSRIADTIPGISRFQQVVLHQGRIERFFLDAINDFSQGKVSVERGVMPTSLEIDPKVVEDPDAYPITVNLRHLSEEEAQPKQTSTSANGTTVQDGLFRSNLSPDDTADMLKAAELNDKADTVEVVKAKYMLGADGAHSWVRKELGFKLEGESTDYIWGVLDIVPITDFPDIRQRCAIHSANSGSVMVIPRENKLVRLYIQLTTTAKIGEQDSRADRSWITPDVILESAQKILAPYKLTYRKLDWWTAYQIGQRVGSNFSAYDRVFLAGDAVHTHSPKAGQGMNVSMQDSFNLGWKVANVVKGLASRSILKTYETERKGIAKALIDFDHKFSRLFSGRPAKDIMDEEGISMDEFREAFEKGNLFASGIAVDYGQSNIVAKPTSDDSGLKDIAAKRQGLAPEIKLGMRMPSVKVLNQSDARPWHLQELLRSNGSWRLLIFPGDIDLDRQNKRMKSLCDKLSADSSFLKRFTPASARYDSVIEVITVHASKRQDHEIFDFPEVLRPYHEVDGWDYNKIFVDDESYHEGHGKLYETFGIKPDQGCAVILRPDQYVSYVGELDDYDSLDGFFSEFMIKQEAL from the exons ATGGCTGTTGGTGCAAAGACGGACCATGTCGATGTTCTCATCGTTGGAGCCGGACCTGCCGGTCTCATGATGGCAACATGGCTCGCCAAATGCGGCATCAAAACTCGCATCGTCGACAAGAGAGGAACAAAG GTCTTCAATGGTCAAGCTGACGGTCTTCAATGCCGAACACTTGAGATCTTCGACTCCTTCGGCTTTGCGCACCGAGCTTGGATTGAATCTAATCACATGCTCGAAATCTCCCTTTGGAACCCTGATGAGAAGGGTGTTCTTcgtcgaagctcaaggattGCCGACACCATTCCTGGCATCAGTCGCTTCCAACAGGTTGTTCTTCATCAGGGTCGCATTGAGAGATTCTTCCTGGATGCTATCAACGACTTCAGTCAGGGAAAGGTTTCAGTTGAGCGGGGTGTCATGCCAACAAGCCTGGAGATTGATCccaaggttgttgaagacCCAGATGCTTACCCCATCACTGTCAACCTTCGACATCTcagtgaggaggaggctcaGCCAAAGCAAACTTCAACATCTGCCAACGGGACTACTGTTCAGGACGGTCTGTTCCGCAGCAACCTTTCACCAGATGACACCGCCGATATGCTCAAAGCAGCCGAATTGAATGACAAAGCCGACACTGTTGAAGTAGTAAAGGCGAAGTACATGCTTGGTGCCGACGGCGCTCACTCCTGGGTCCGAAAGGAGCTCGGCTTCAAGCTTGAGGGTGAATCAACCGATTACATCTGGGGTGTTCTTGACATCGTGCCCATCACTGATTTCCCTGATATCCGACAACGCTGTGCGATTCACTCAGCGAATTCGGGTAGTGTCATGGTCATTCCGAGAGAGAACAAGTTGGTCAGACTCTACATCCAGCTTACGACAACGGCGAAGATTGGGGAGCAGGATTCAAGAGCTGATCGGTCATGGATCACACCTGATGTCATCCTTGAGTCTGCTCAGAAGATTCTTGCTCCTTATAAATTGACGTATCGCAAGTTGGATTGGTGGACAGCTTATCAGATCGGACAGCGCGTCGGGTCCAACTTCTCGGCTTACGACCGGGTTTTCCTCGCTGGCGATGCCGTCCACACTCACAG CCCCAAGGCTGGTCAGGGTATGAATGTCAGCATGCAAGATT CTTTCAATCTCGGTTGGAAAGTCGCCAACGTTGTCAAGGGCCTTGCTAGCCGGTCGATACTCAAGACTTACGAGACTGAGAGAAAGGGCATTGCCAAAGCTCTTATCGACTTCGATCACAAGTTCTCTCGTCTCTTTTCTGGCCGTCCAGCGAAGGATATCATGGACGAAGAGGGCATCAGTATGGATGAGTTCCGTGAAGCGTTTGAGAAGGGCAATTTGTTCGCCAGTGGAATTG CTGTGGACTATGGTCAAAGCAACATTGTCGCTAAACCTACTTCTGATGATTCTGGCCTGAAGGACATCGCTGCCAAGAGGCAGGGTTTGGCCCCTGAAATCAAGCTCGGCATGCGCATGCCCAGCGTCAAAGTTTTGAACCAATCCGACGCTAGACCCTGGCATCTGCAAGAGCTTCTCCGAAGCAATGGATCATGGAGACTTCTAATCTTCCCCGGAGATATCGATCTCGACCGCCAGAACAAACGAATGAAGTCACTGTGCGACAAGCTGTCAGCTGACTCCTCATTCCTCAAGCGCTTCACACCGGCCTCAGCTCGATACGATTCCGTCATTGAAGTGATCACGGTGCACGCCTCGAAACGTCAGGACCACGAGATCTTTGACTTCCCAGAGGTTCTCCGACCATATCACGAGGTTGATGGTTGGGATTACAACAAGATCTTTGTGGATGATGAGTCTTATCATGAGGGACATGGAAAGCTGTACGAGACGTTTGGTATTAAGCCTGACCAGGGCTGTGCGGTTATCTTGCGGCCTGATCAGTATGTGTCTTATGTGGGAGAGCTTGATGATTATGATTCACTTGATGGCTTCTTTTCAGAGTTTATGATAAAGCAGGAGGCTCTATGA
- a CDS encoding hypothetical protein (MEROPS:MER0037236) — protein sequence MTTLQTAQTKFASVDGVKVAYRRFGKQSTFPLLYVNHLRGAMDVLDPLLFNTIAKNRDVILYDSFGVGHSEGNVPESTATMASIAAKLLAAIGVTKADVMGFSMGGGVAQILAWDYPELVHKLVLAGTQSAIGDGVVLPPREVLESAAANNDEPPAEQDMHGLFFFPSESSLAIGKDWWKRIHERQVNGEERKGFLIGQGARAQLTAILSFTVDLDNFDRLKDIKAPTLVTNGHTDVMSPTPICI from the coding sequence ATGACTACCCTTCAGACGGCTCAGACAAAGTTCGCTTCTGTTGATGGAGTGAAAGTTGCGTACCGGCGCTTTGGAAAGCAGAGCACCTTTCCGTTGCTATACGTCAACCACCTCAGGGGCGCAATGGATGTCCTCgaccctcttctcttcaacaccattgcCAAAAACCGAGACGTCATTCTATATGACAGTTTCGGTGTTGGCCACAGTGAAGGCAATGTACCAGAGTCTACCGCAACTATGGCTTCCATTGCTGCCAAATTACTGGCTGCCATCGGAGTCACCAAAGCAGACGTCATGGGCTTCTCGATGGGCGGAGGCGTTGCGCAGATCCTGGCCTGGGACTACCCAGAGCTGGTCCACAAGCTGGTTCTAGCCGGTACACAATCGGCCATTGGGGACGGGGTAGTCTTGCCCCCACGCGAGGTGCTTGAGAGCGCCGCTGCGAATAATGATGAACCTCCAGCGGAGCAAGATATGCATGGTTTGTTCTTCTTCCCGTCGGAGTCAAGCCTGGCGATTGGGAAAGATTGGTGGAAGAGAATTCATGAACGACAAGTGAATGGGGAAGAACGAAAGGGATTCCTTATCGGACAGGGGGCACGGGCGCAGCTAACAGCCATCTTATCCTTTACTGTCGATCTCGACAACTTTGACCGCCTCAAAGACATCAAAGCCCCAACGTTGGTTACGAACGGGCACACCGACGTCATGTCGCCTACCCCCATCTGCATTTGA
- a CDS encoding putative NRPS-like protein biosynthetic cluster (antiSMASH:Cluster_9.2~SMCOG1127:condensation domain-containing protein) gives MSLLPPTQFRRYMEYTASSQEKGFEFWRDVIADSPMTVLTDTSNAACYREVSPSKTLHLSKIVDVPSQAIRSSIATQATVFNSACALVLSKESGSSDVVFGRIVSGRQGLPINCQDIIGPCTNAVPVRAHIGTDENHHQMLRDMQDQYLRSLPFETLGVEEIKRNCTDWPDSTTNFACCVTYHNFEYHPESEVDQQHVEMGVLSKHVELRKDEPLYDLAIAGEVEPDGMSLKVTLIARAHFFEEERVQFFLEEACNTFQTLNLSL, from the coding sequence ATGTCGCTTCTTCCACCGACGCAGTTCAGGCGGTACATGGAGTATACAGCCAGCAGTCAAGAGAAGGGTTTTGAGTTTTGGCGTGACGTGATTGCCGATTCTCCTATGACTGTTTTGACCGATACGAGTAACGCGGCTTGTTATCGGGAGGTGTCACCTTCGAAGACCTTGCACTTGTCAAAGATCGTCGACGTTCCCAGCCAGGCCATCCGCAGCAGCATCGCTACGCAGGCGACGGTGTTCAACTCGGCTTGTGCTTTGGTGCTCTCGAAAGAGTCTGGGTCTAGCGATGTTGTCTTCGGTCGCATTGTCTCAGGTCGTCAGGGATTACCGATCAATTGCCAGGACATCATCGGCCCTTGCACAAACGCCGTTCCCGTTCGCGCACACATAGGCACAGACGAGAATCATCACCAGATGCTTCGCGACATGCAAGATCAATACCTACGAAGCTTGCCATTTGAGACCCTCGGCGTCGAGGAGATCAAGCGCAACTGCACAGACTGGCCTGACTCTACCACGAATTTCGCATGCTGTGTTACATACCATAACTTTGAGTATCATCCCGAGAGTGAAGTGGATCAGCAACATGTTGAGATGGGGGTCTTGTCGAAGCATGTTGAACTCAGGAAGGATGAGCCGCTGTATGACTTGGCAATAGCGGGAGAGGTTGAGCCTGATGGGATGAGCTTGAAGGTTACGCTTATTGCGAGAGCGCATTtttttgaggaggagagggtgCAATTTTTCTTGGAGGAGGCTTGCAACACATTTCAGACGTTGAACCTTTCTTTGTAA
- a CDS encoding putative secondary metabolism biosynthetic enzyme (antiSMASH:Cluster_9.2) → MKVGISDDFFKLAGHSLLATKPISRVEQRFNVRVTVKDAFDNPVFAHLAVVIREGLASRTTLTNGQDKQGWSARVAPRTETEIILCDEASKLLGIEVGITDNFFDLGGHSMMATKLAMRLGRRLDATIVVKDIFDYPVLFQLSKKLESTGSGTGDDELQVDEYNPFELLSLEDPQDFIQREVCSQLNVSFESIQDMYQCTQMQKSFLFSPGTGSPRPLTPFYIDFPVDSDPVDSDPATLVRACQSLIQRIDMFRTAFVLASGQLCQVVLKHLVVPIETIVTNQNVNTATNDFLDEHAQDPIRLGE, encoded by the coding sequence ATGAAGGTTGGCATCTCTGATGACTTCTTTAAACTCGCTGGCCATTCCCTCTTGGCCACCAAGCCCATCTCGCGAGTTGAACAGCGTTTCAATGTTCGCGTCACTGTGAAAGACGCCTTTGACAATCCCGTCTTTGCGCATCTCGCCGTCGTCATTCGCGAAGGACTTGCTTCACGAACCACGCTGACTAATGGTCAAGACAAGCAAGGCTGGTCTGCCCGTGTCGCTCCTCGgactgagactgagatcATCTTGTGTGATGAGGCatccaagcttcttggtatTGAAGTCGGTATCACGGATAACTTCTTTGACCTTGGTGGACAttcgatgatggcgacgaagCTGGCCATGAGGCTTGGTCGGCGATTGGATGCTACTATAGTGGTCAAGGATATTTTTGACTACCCGGTTTTGTTCCAGCTTTCCAAGAAGCTAGAGTCTACTGGCTCGGGGACGGGTGATGACGAGCTTCAGGTCGATGAGTACAACCCATTCGAGCTTCTTTCACTGGAGGACCCGCAAGACTTCATTCAACGAGAGGTTTGCTCACAGCTCAACGTCTCATTTGAGTCAATCCAGGACATGTACCAGTGTACACAGATGCAAAAGTCCTTCCTCTTCAGTCCTGGGACTGGTTCCCCACGACCTCTCACGCCTTTCTACATTGACTTCCCAGTCGACTCAGACCCAGTCGACTCAGACCCAGCCACTCTTGTCAGGGCCTGCCAATCCCTCATTCAGCGCATCGACATGTTCAGAACAGCCTTTGTGCTAGCTTCAGGTCAGCTCTGCCAAGTGGTTCTGAAGCATCTCGTCGTGCCGATTGAGACGATTGTCACTAACCAAAACGTCAACACTGCCACCAACGATTTCCTAGATGAGCATGCCCAGGACCCCATTCGTCTTGGAGAGTAG